The Antedon mediterranea chromosome 11, ecAntMedi1.1, whole genome shotgun sequence genome window below encodes:
- the LOC140062363 gene encoding probable 3',5'-cyclic phosphodiesterase pde-5 isoform X2: MSSPARQVGTRRLPPLPLNRRVQSPYQPYRSTSGFLNTNSPSSPYPTVGNRPQFFHSGGGNNGTNSSGNQMVVTGQSTTIGPSSSRQYLMAPSFNHHSHHHHHTLVHTDSMEGYIPPSEQPLMREQVKTYLNDNPDFVEEYVLNNINQSQLEKWTAKYLTKHDNSHHHVDHNIVNGTGDFHTKRSMRWMSPHKRDRRKVLFELTQDLQQQPHKVFVLHELAECVAALINADSYRLYLVNETEMELYEYKPGESWPDTSSSQRWSIEKGKTFAGFVAYSQSAVCTNDLAAMHTQYPEGLALKDTTIKAALGLPIFHANNNVSGFPGIYMFGAAMGVLEFHKKTNHPGFTESEEEIASNFLVWGSLAYYYAEHVSSSNYENEIYQNMTRQRKLNDFIMNVTKSIFQDIISMDSVIMKIMNFAQRLVSADRASLFLVDNKSKELYARIFDVGDGQGSQVVTKDHKEIRFPIGKGVAGHVATSGEILNIPDAYLDDRFNRQVDIQTGYVTKSLLCMPIKIRGHIIGVVQMVNKKSGAFTRADEQAFETFAVYCGLALHHAKLYDKIRRSEQKHRVALEILSYHRQCSEEEFTKLINMQVPDPVPDLARYDFSPWSLDEDTKPLYVICMFKELFDLQRPGKGPLSFEERFDYHDLCRFVLTVRKNYRHVPYHNWTHAFSVAHTVYTIIKKSDINNFTFLESLALFIACLCHDLDHRGKNNSYMVNNATPLAAIYSTSTMEHHHFNQTVTILQNDGHNIFRHLTSEEYKIVLNEIRHSILATDLALFFGNKGKLKGLIEKKQFSWEDQSHRSLAHDVIMSACDLTAISKPFDVHSKVVYDIFEEFYQQGDEEKAQGQKPIPMMDRDKAHELPANQVSFIVGICLPCYELLYKLVPGSKPLYDGASKNLQNWSALVAKQRTDQEDKEKKVERKQSIAEISKALKESEDKKSESDNGKKIPLLKKSTLAVSKESVDE, from the exons ATGTCGAGCCCGGCACGTCAAGTTGGGACCCGTAGACTTCCTCCGCTCCCTTTGAACAGGCGGGTTCAGAGCCCGTACCAACCATACAGAAGCACCAGCGGTTTCTTAAATACCAACTCGCCATCGTCTCCTTATCCAACTGTTGGCAATAGACCTCAGTTTTTCCATTCTGGTGGTGGCAATAATGGCACAAATAGTTCAGGAAATCAGATGGTTGTAACAG gTCAATCTACTACAATTGGTCCGAGTAGTTCCAGACAGTATCTGATGGCACCGTCATTTAACCATCACTCCCATCACCACCATCACACACTTGTGCATACTGACTCTATGGAAGGTTATATCCCTCCTTCAG AACAACCATTGATGAGAGAACAAGTAAAAACCTACTTGAATGACAACCCAGACTTTGTAGAAGAATATGTTTTGAATAATATCAATCAGTCACAACTGGAGAAGTGGACTGCAAAGTATTTAACAAAACATGACAACTCGCATCATCATGTTGATCATAACATAGTAAATGGAACAG gAGATTTCCACACCAAAAGATCAATGAGATGGATG AGTCCGCATAAAAGAGATCGACGGAAGGTTTTGTTTGAGCTTACACAAGATCTTCAGCAACAGCCTCATAAAGTGTTTGTACTTCACGAGCTGGCAGAGTGCGTTGCGGCGCTAATCAACGCAGACAGTTATCGACTTTACCTTGTGAATGAAACAGAAATG gAGTTGTATGAATATAAACCAGGAGAAAGttg gcctgaCACCTCTTCTTCTCAAAGATGGTCAATTGAAAAGGGTAAAACATTTGCTGGCTTTGTGGCCTATTCACAGAGCGCAGTTTGTACAAATGATTTGGCTGCTATG CATACGCAGTATCCGGAAGGCCTTGCACTTAAGGACACAACAATCAAAGCCGCTCTAGGCCTACCCATTTTTCATGCTAATAACAATGTATCTG GATTTCCAGGCATATACATGTTTGGAGCTGCTATGG GTGTCCTAGAATTCCATAAAAAGACCAACCATCCCGGTTTTACAGAATCGGAGGAAGAG ATTGCAAGCAACTTTTTAGTATGGGGAAGCCTTGCCTACTACTATGCAGAG CACGTTAGTTCTTCAAACTATGAGAATGAG atttatCAAAACATGACGCGGCAAAGAAAACTCAACGATTTTATAATGAACGTTACGAA ATCGATATTTCAAGATATAATAAGTATGGACAGTGTCATTATGAAAATAATG aatTTTGCTCAGCGTCTTGTAAGTGCAGACAGGGCATCTCTTTTTCTGGTGGACAACAAAAGCAAAGAGCTATATGCCAGAATATTTGATGTAGGTGATGGCCAAGGGAGCCAAGTTGTTACGAAAGATCACAAAGAGATACG GTTTCCGATTGGTAAAGGAGTAGCTGGACACGTAGCAACATCTGGAGAGATCCTCAACATCCCTGATGCCTATCTTGACGATAGGTTTAATAGACAAGTTGATATACAGACAGGTTATGTTACAAAGTCTCTACTCTGTATGCCAATTAAGATAAGAGGACA CATTATCGGTGTAGTGCAGATGGTGAATAAAAAGAGTGGCGCATTTACTCGGGCAGACGAACAAGCTTTTGAAACGTTTGCGGTTTACTGTGGCCTGGCATTACATCACGCCAAACTGTACGACAAGATACGCCGGTCAGAGCAAAAACACCGGGTAGCCTTAGAGATCTTAAGCTACCATCGCCAATGTTCAGAAGAGGAGTTCACCAAGCTAATAAATATGCAAGTGCCTGATCCTGTGCCAGACCTTGCAAG aTATGATTTTTCACCCTGGAGTTTAGATGAGGATACTAAACCTTTGTATGTAATCTGTATGTTTAAGGAGCTGTTTGACTTGCAAAG GCCAGGAAAAGGTCCTTTGTCGTTTGAAGAAAG gtttGATTACCATGATCTGTGTCGGTTTGTATTAACTGTACGCAAGAACTATCGCCACGTACCTTACCACAACTGGACTCATGCGTTCTCGGTCGCTCACACTGTCTACACCATCATAAAGAAATCAGACATcaacaattttacatttcttgAA TCACTGGCTTTGTTTATAGCCTGTCTGTGCCATGACCTTGATCACAGAGGAAAGAACAACTCGTACATGGTAAACAACGCAACACCTCTAGCTGCAATCTATTCAACGTCGACGATGGAACATCATCACTTCAACCAGACTGTTACCATACTACAG AATGACGGCCATAACATTTTTCGACACCTGACTTCAGAAGAGTACAAGATTGTGCTGAATGAGATACGACATTCGATATTGGCAACAGATCTGGCATTGTTCTTTGGAAACAAGGGCAAGTTAAAGGGTCTCATTGAAAAGAAGCAGTTTAGCTGGGAGGATCAATCACATAG ATCTTTAGCGCATGATGTTATTATGTCTGCATGTGATCTAACAGCTATTAGCAAACCATTTGATGTTCACAGTAAAGTTGTTTATGATATATTCGAGGAATTCTACCAACAG GGAGATGAAGAGAAAGCACAAGGCCAAAAGCCAATTCCAATGATGGATAGGGACAAAGCACATGAACTACCTGCCAACCAA GTTTCGTTTATTGTTGGTATATGTTTGCCATGCTATGAGTTACTATACAAATTAGTACCAGGGAGTAAGCCACTATATGATGGTGCATC GAAAAATTTGCAGAATTGGTCAGCACTGGTCGCCAAGCAGCGGACAGATCAAGAGGACAAGGAGAAGAAAGTAGAACGAAAACAGAGCATTGCTGAAATTTCAAAAGCCTTAAAAGAGAGTGAAGACAAAAAGTCAGAAAGTGACAATGGAAAGAAAATACCATTGCTTAAAAAATCAACATTAGCGGTTTCAAAGGAAAGTGTAGATGAATAA